A portion of the Sphingobacterium spiritivorum genome contains these proteins:
- a CDS encoding tRNA1(Val) (adenine(37)-N6)-methyltransferase, whose product MKINTDGVLLAATTANIPPAHILDIGTGTGVIALMLAQRFEKATLEAVEIDALAADRAKQNFLNSPFSERMSARHTSFEDLNPVRKYDLIISNPPFYTDSLHNPDNRKKTARHADLPFFERLFDFAGGHLMENGLLRLILPPELAEQLQDIATAQNLITEHVIAVQSYNDSPVFRKMITWRKGGKKAVTAEELLIIYERKGVYSERYKELLRPYFLAF is encoded by the coding sequence ATGAAGATCAATACAGATGGAGTATTGCTGGCTGCTACTACAGCAAATATTCCCCCTGCCCATATACTGGATATAGGGACGGGTACGGGTGTGATTGCACTGATGCTTGCACAACGATTCGAAAAGGCTACACTTGAGGCTGTTGAGATCGATGCGCTTGCTGCGGACAGAGCAAAGCAGAATTTTCTGAATTCCCCTTTTTCTGAGCGCATGTCTGCACGACATACTTCCTTTGAAGACCTGAACCCGGTCAGAAAATATGATCTGATTATCTCTAATCCTCCCTTTTATACGGATTCGTTGCATAATCCTGATAACAGAAAAAAAACAGCCAGACATGCTGATCTTCCATTCTTTGAAAGACTCTTTGATTTTGCCGGAGGCCATTTGATGGAAAATGGCTTGTTGCGTCTGATTCTTCCCCCGGAACTCGCCGAACAACTACAGGACATTGCAACTGCTCAGAATCTGATAACAGAGCATGTAATCGCTGTCCAATCGTATAATGACAGTCCTGTCTTCAGGAAGATGATTACATGGCGCAAGGGAGGGAAGAAAGCCGTGACTGCGGAGGAATTATTGATTATATATGAGCGCAAAGGAGTATATTCGGAGAGATATAAAGAACTTTTACGTCCTTATTTTTTAGCTTTTTAG
- a CDS encoding metallophosphoesterase family protein — MKKIGLISDTHSYLDEAVFTYFENCDEIWHAGDFGSLQVADALADFKPFRGVYGNIDGKEIRVQYPENLRFMCEGVDVWMTHIGGYPGRYASAVKDEITANPPQLFICGHSHILKVQFDQKLKCLHLNPGAAGKHGWQKVRTLMRFDINGDKIENLEVIELANR, encoded by the coding sequence ATGAAAAAAATTGGATTGATATCAGATACACACAGCTATCTGGACGAAGCGGTGTTTACCTATTTCGAGAATTGCGATGAGATCTGGCATGCAGGTGATTTCGGATCGTTACAAGTCGCAGATGCGCTGGCTGACTTCAAACCTTTTCGCGGTGTATATGGTAATATAGATGGTAAGGAGATAAGAGTACAATATCCCGAAAATCTCAGATTTATGTGTGAAGGAGTGGATGTATGGATGACGCATATTGGCGGATATCCCGGCCGGTATGCTTCTGCTGTGAAAGATGAAATTACGGCCAACCCACCACAGTTGTTTATCTGTGGTCACTCCCATATTCTAAAAGTACAGTTCGATCAAAAATTAAAATGTTTGCATCTTAACCCCGGTGCAGCCGGTAAACATGGTTGGCAAAAAGTCAGAACATTGATGCGTTTTGATATAAATGGGGATAAAATTGAAAATTTGGAAGTTATAGAACTGGCAAATCGTTAA
- the fbp gene encoding class 1 fructose-bisphosphatase → MTIMKTLGQFIIEKQADFPYAKGELSRLLRDIGIAAKVVNREVNKAGLADILGDAGQTNVQGEGQKKLDVYADEQFMKALNHGGECCVFASEEQDEAIYLDSTVSKDAKYIVCIDPLDGSSNIDVNVSVGTIFSIYRRKSVNDRATLSDILQKGTEQVAAGYIIYGSSTMLVYTTGKGVNGFTLDPSIGEFCLSHPNIKIPKSGSIYSINEGNYIKFPQGVKDYIKYCQVEDASTGRPYTSRYIGSMVADIHRNLLKGGIFLYPTTLSHPDGKLRLMYECNPIAFIVEQAGGKASTGQGRILDIVPYELHQRCPAFMGSPEMVEKVEEFMLRS, encoded by the coding sequence ATGACAATTATGAAAACCTTAGGTCAGTTTATCATTGAAAAACAGGCCGATTTCCCCTATGCAAAAGGGGAGCTTTCCCGACTGTTACGAGATATCGGAATAGCGGCGAAAGTAGTCAACCGGGAAGTAAATAAGGCCGGGCTGGCCGATATCCTGGGTGATGCAGGACAGACCAATGTGCAAGGGGAGGGGCAGAAGAAACTGGATGTCTATGCAGATGAGCAATTTATGAAAGCCCTGAATCATGGTGGAGAATGTTGCGTTTTTGCTTCGGAAGAACAGGATGAAGCTATCTATCTGGATTCAACAGTATCCAAAGATGCCAAATATATTGTTTGTATTGATCCTTTGGATGGTTCGTCCAATATAGATGTAAATGTCTCTGTCGGAACTATTTTTTCCATATACAGAAGAAAATCCGTCAATGATAGGGCAACCTTAAGCGATATCCTGCAAAAAGGAACGGAACAAGTAGCAGCAGGATATATTATCTACGGCTCTTCTACCATGTTGGTATATACCACCGGAAAAGGTGTTAACGGCTTTACGTTAGATCCTTCCATAGGTGAATTCTGTCTTTCCCATCCCAATATCAAAATTCCAAAAAGCGGATCTATATATTCGATTAATGAAGGTAATTATATCAAATTTCCGCAGGGCGTCAAAGATTATATTAAATATTGTCAGGTTGAAGATGCATCTACAGGCAGACCCTATACGTCCCGTTATATTGGATCCATGGTAGCTGATATTCATCGTAATCTGCTCAAAGGAGGAATATTCCTGTATCCTACTACACTAAGCCATCCGGACGGAAAACTAAGGTTGATGTACGAATGCAATCCGATAGCTTTTATTGTAGAACAAGCCGGAGGAAAGGCAAGTACAGGCCAGGGAAGAATTCTGGATATAGTACCCTACGAGCTGCATCAGCGATGTCCGGCATTTATGGGTAGTCCTGAAATGGTGGAGAAAGTGGAGGAATTTATGCTCCGGTCTTAA
- a CDS encoding MerR family transcriptional regulator, giving the protein MPYKEREINKLYYTMGEVTEMFNVNASQIRFYEREFTVLQPKKNKKGNRLFTQEDIANLKIIFNLVKEKGYTLQGARDYLRTNKNEARENQRVIDSLEKLKGFLLEVRDSL; this is encoded by the coding sequence ATGCCTTACAAGGAGCGCGAAATAAATAAATTATACTACACGATGGGTGAGGTAACGGAGATGTTTAATGTCAATGCATCTCAGATTCGTTTTTACGAACGTGAATTTACGGTCTTGCAACCCAAAAAGAATAAAAAGGGCAACCGTCTCTTTACACAGGAAGATATCGCAAACCTGAAAATAATCTTTAATCTGGTAAAAGAAAAAGGCTACACATTACAAGGTGCGCGTGATTATCTGCGTACAAATAAAAATGAAGCGCGGGAAAATCAGCGTGTCATTGATTCCTTAGAAAAGTTAAAAGGTTTTTTACTGGAAGTAAGGGACAGTCTGTAA